A stretch of DNA from Borrelia hispanica CRI:
TGAATCGATATTCTGTATTATTTGTTCATAATTCCAACTATCGTCAATATAGTCGAATTTTACAAAGCCACCATCAGCATTTAGATAATGACTTAAGTAAATGAGACTTGGTTTTTTGAAGTCTTCTTCTAAGTTAAATGTATCAAATTGAATTGAATACAGTATTGCAACAAGATAATCCTTGTAGTAAGAAATATATTTTCTATTGTCATCTAAAATGAAGTAAAATTTGTCTAAAAAGTCGGGTTTGATCATAATGTTTGTTATTGTTCTGAGATAATCAATATTATTGAGTTTATCAATACCATAATTTTGTGAAAAACCTAATATAGAATCCCATTGAT
This window harbors:
- a CDS encoding DUF1473 family protein, producing the protein MIQLYKMNILTKKETHTFDVKVLPVYQWDSILGFSQNYGIDKLNNIDYLRTITNIMIKPDFLDKFYFILDDNRKYISYYKDYLVAILYSIQFDTFNLEEDFKKPSLIYLSHYLNADGGFVKFDYIDDSWNYEQIIQNIDS